In the genome of Colletotrichum lupini chromosome 8, complete sequence, one region contains:
- a CDS encoding ATP synthase subunit D, which translates to MAARSAALKLDWAKVTTSLGLKGQTAASLQAFKQRNENARRRVQQLSELPTTVDFAQYRSILKNQAVVDEIEKRFSAFKPATYDVSRQIKAIEAFEVEAVKNAEATKQKVDLELKDLEKTLTNIESARPFEDLTVDDVAAAEPSIDEKTSQLVSKGRWTVPGYKEKFGDLSVL; encoded by the exons ATGGCCGCA CGAAGCGCAGCTCTCAAGCTCGACTGGGCCAAGGTCACCACCTCCCTCGGCCTCAAGGGCCAGACCGCCGCCTCCCTCCAGGCTTTCAAGCAGCGCAACGAGAACGCCCGTCGCAGGGTCCAGCAGCTGTCGGAGCTCCCCACGACCGTCGACTTCGCCCAGTACCGCTCCATCCTCAAGAATCAGGCCGTCGTCGATGAGATCGAGAAGCGCTTCTCCGCCTTCAAGCCCGCCACCTACGATGTCTCTCGCCAGATCAAGGCCATCGAGGCCTTTGAGGTCGAGGCCGTCAAGAACGCCGAGGCCACCAAGCAGAAGGTCGACCTCGAGCTCAAGGACCTCGAGAAGACCCTGACCAACATTGAGTCCGCTCGCCCCTTCGAGGACCTCACTGTC GACGatgtcgccgccgccgagccCTCAATCGATGAGAAGACCTCCCAGCTCGTCTCCAAGGGCCGCTGGACCGTTCCGGGATACAAG GAGAAGTTCGGCGATCTTTCCGTGCTATAG